One Arthrobacter sp. FW306-07-I genomic window carries:
- a CDS encoding DUF7793 family protein: MEPVMVDGGKGTVELRADGIIHLIWEPSVRIEVEDATAAMAAVNRIAGEGTYPMLVDMATTENVSIQARSVFSIPCAANRIALLGASPVDRIIANFFLGVHVPPCPTRFFTSRSDSMKWLQQSGK, translated from the coding sequence ATGGTCGACGGCGGCAAGGGCACTGTGGAGTTGCGCGCCGACGGCATCATCCACCTCATCTGGGAGCCCAGCGTCCGGATAGAAGTTGAGGATGCGACCGCGGCCATGGCCGCGGTGAACCGCATAGCCGGCGAAGGAACCTATCCCATGCTGGTGGACATGGCCACCACCGAGAATGTCAGCATCCAGGCACGCTCCGTCTTCTCCATCCCCTGCGCGGCCAACCGCATCGCCCTGCTGGGGGCAAGCCCTGTGGACCGGATCATCGCGAATTTCTTCTTGGGCGTCCACGTCCCGCCGTGCCCCACGCGCTTCTTCACTTCCCGGAGCGACTCGATGAAGTGGCTGCAGCAGTCCGGCAAGTAG